A genomic region of Oenanthe melanoleuca isolate GR-GAL-2019-014 chromosome 25, OMel1.0, whole genome shotgun sequence contains the following coding sequences:
- the LOC130262851 gene encoding heterogeneous nuclear ribonucleoprotein C-like, which produces MYSYPARVPPPPPIARAVVPSKRQRVSGNTSRRGKSFNSKSGQRGSSSKSGKLKGDDLQSIKKELGQIKAKVDALLESLERLEREQKAKSDKAEEEQGGSGSKKDEAGGAKAEGGNEDSAEEGDLLDDEGDEERGDEQVGPVTPMTPQFKPVTLPVCTSDLPVTSQFKPVHTSDPPSDNEGDEERGDEQLESLKGDEKEAEEGEDDRDSANGEDEP; this is translated from the exons ATGTACAGCTACCCCGCCCGcgtgccgccgccgccgcccatCGCGCGCGCCGTGGTGCCGTCCAAGCGCCAGCGCGTCTCCGGCAACACCTCGCGGCGCGGCAAGAGCTTCAACAGCAAGTCCGGCCAGCGCGGCTCCTCCTCCAAGTCGGGAAAAC TGAAAGGCGACGACCTGCAGAGCATCaagaaggagctggggcagatcaAGGCCAAGGTGGACGCGCTGCTGGAGAGCCtggagcggctggagcgggaGCAGA AGGCCAAGAGTGACAAGGCCGAGGAGGAGCAGGGCGGCAGCGGCTCCAAGAAGGACGAGGCCGGGGGGGCCAAGGCCGAGGGCGGCAACGAGGACTCGGCCGAGGAGGGCGACCTGCTGGACGACGAGGGGGACGAGGAGCGGGGCGACGAGCAGGTGGGGCCTGTGACCCCCA TGACCCCCCAGTTCAAACCAGTGACCCTCCCAGTATGCACCAGTGACCTCCCAGTGACCTCCCAGTTCAAACCAGTTCACACCAGTGACCCCCCCAGTGACAACGAGGGGGACGAGGAGCGGGGCGACGAGCAG CTGGAGTCGCTGAAGGGGGACGAGAAGGAGGCGGAGGAGGGGGAGGACGACCGGGACAGCGCCAACGGCGAGGACgagccctga